In Carassius auratus strain Wakin unplaced genomic scaffold, ASM336829v1 scaf_tig00008745, whole genome shotgun sequence, one DNA window encodes the following:
- the LOC113072299 gene encoding uncharacterized protein LOC113072299, whose product MSTRTTAETSTTSAAETSTAIETSTITTTPVETSTIITAEKSTTTDPSTTTTTPVETSTSIAAETSATTDTSTITTTPAVTSTTSKAETSTRTDTSTITSNPGETSTNSVGETSMTTDISTFTPTLAERSSTIVAETSTTTETSMNTTPATETPTITAAETSTSTYISTIPIIPAETSTINVEETSTTTETSTIATPVETSTTSVAEISSTIETSSLTTTEAETSITTASETSTTTKTSTFTTTAEISTTSVAESSTTEEPVNEVKIKLEFHSKDAFIDDLNDRQSPAFINRARLVEDILTLNLKKFHSFLRVTVLLFSVAEISSTIETSSLTTTEAETSITTASETSTTTKTSTFTTTAEISTTSVAESSTTEEPVNEVKIKLEFRSKDAFIDDLNDRQSPAFINRARLVEDILTLNLKKFHSFLRVTVLLFSKGSVITTSELAFNSIQTVPSELQIAEELLSDETTLNALGITSISVNNTEYLSTTTTPATTSKATTELSTITTTATETSTTSAEETSTTADTSSITITPAETPAETSTTGVAETYTKTETSTITTTPAETSTSIAAETSTTTDTSTITTIPTETSTTSVAETSPAIETLTITTTPFEPSTIPTTTAEISTNNAAEMSTRTTAETSTTSAAETSTAIETSTITTTPVETSTIITAEKSTTTDPSTTTTTPVETSTSIAAETSATTDTSTITTTPAVTSTTSKAETSTRTDTSTITSNPGETSTNSVGETSMTTDISTFTPTLAERSSTIVAETSTTTETSMNTTPATETPTITAAETSTSTYISTIPIIPAETSTINVEETSTTTETSTIATPVETSTTSVAEISSTIETSSLTTTEAETSITTASETSTTTKTSTFTTTAEISTTSVAESSTTEEPVNEVKIKLEFHS is encoded by the exons ATGTCTACAAGAACTACAGccgaaacatctaccactagtgcagcagaaacatctacagcaatagagacttcgacaattacaacaaccccagttgaaacatccaccattatcactgcagagaaatctacaacaacagatcCCTCCACAACCACAACAACTCCTGTTGAAAcatccacttccattgcagcagaaacatctgcaACTACAGACACTTCCacgatcacaacaactcctgctgtaacatccaccactagtaaagcagaaacatctacaagaaCAGATACTTCCACAATTACGTCAAATCCTGGTGAAACATCCACTAATAGTGTAGGAGAAACATCTATGACAACAGATATTTCCACATTCACACCAACTCTTGCTGAAAGATCCTCCACTATTGTGGcagaaacatcaacaacaacagagacttccatgAACACAACACCTGCAACTGAAACACCCACTATtactgcagcagaaacatctacatcaACATATATATCCACAATCCCAATAattcctgctgaaacatccactaTCAATGtagaagaaacatctacaacaacggAGACTTCCACAATAGCAACTCCTGTTGAAACTTCCACCACTAGTGTTGCAGAAATATCTTCAACAATAGAGACTTCCTCACTCACAACAACTGAGGCGGAAACATCAATTACTACTGcttcagaaacatctacaacgacaaAGACTTCCACGTTCACAACTACTGCGGAAATATCCACTACTAGTGTAGCAGAATCATCTACAACAGAGGAGCCAGTAAATGAAGTGAAAATTAAGCTGGAATTCCACTCTAAAGATGCTTTCATAGATGACCTCAATGATCGACAGTCTCCTGCTTTCATAAACAGGGCTAGGCTTGTTGAGGATATC CTTACACTTAATTTGAAGAAGTTCCATTCCTTCCTTAGAGTCACTGTGCTACTATTCAG TGTTGCAGAAATATCTTCAACAATAGAGACTTCCTCACTCACAACAACTGAGGCGGAAACATCAATTACTACTGcttcagaaacatctacaacgacaaAGACTTCCACGTTCACAACTACTGCGGAAATATCCACTACTAGTGTAGCAGAATCATCTACAACAGAGGAGCCAGTAAATGAAGTGAAAATTAAGCTGGAATTCCGCTCTAAAGATGCTTTCATAGATGACCTCAATGATCGACAGTCTCCTGCTTTCATAAACAGGGCTAGGCTTGTTGAGGATATC CTTACACTTAATTTGAAGAAGTTCCATTCCTTCCTTAGAGTCACTGTGCTACTATTCAG caaGGGATCAGTCATCACCACATCAGAACTTGCTTTCAACTCTATTCAGACTGTGCCATCAGAACTCCAAATTGCAGAAGAATTACTGAGTGACGAGACAACTCTCAATGCCCTGGGCATAACTTCAATTTCAGTTAATAATACAG aatacctATCAACGACAACAACTCCTGCTACAACATCTAAAGCAACAACAGAGCTGTCCACAATCACAACTACTGCAACTGAAACATCCACTACTAGCGcagaagaaacatctacaacagcaGACACTTCCTCAATCACAATAACTCCTGCTGAAACTCcagctgaaacatccaccactggTGTAGCAGAAACATATACaaaaacagagacttccacaatcacaacaactcctgctgaaacatccacttccattgcagcagaaacatctacaactacaGACACTTCCACGATCACAACAATTCCTAcagaaacatccaccactagtgtgGCAGAAACATCTCCAGCAATAGAGACTttgacaattacaacaactccatttg agccttcCACAATCCCAACAACTACTGCAGAAATATCTACCAATAATGCAGCAGAAATGTCTACAAGAACTACAGccgaaacatctaccactagtgcagcagaaacatctacagcaatagagacttcgacaattacaacaaccccagttgaaacatccaccattatcactgcagagaaatctacaacaacagatcCCTCCACAACCACAACAACTCCTGTTGAAAcatccacttccattgcagcagaaacatctgcaACTACAGACACTTCCacgatcacaacaactcctgctgtaacatccaccactagtaaagcagaaacatctacaagaaCAGATACTTCCACAATTACGTCAAATCCTGGTGAAACATCCACTAATAGTGTAGGAGAAACATCTATGACAACAGATATTTCCACATTCACACCAACTCTTGCTGAAAGATCCTCCACTATTGTGGcagaaacatcaacaacaacagagacttccatgAACACAACACCTGCAACTGAAACACCCACTATtactgcagcagaaacatctacatcaACATATATATCCACAATCCCAATAattcctgctgaaacatccactaTCAATGtagaagaaacatctacaacaacggAGACTTCCACAATAGCAACTCCTGTTGAAACTTCCACCACTAGTGTTGCAGAAATATCTTCAACAATAGAGACTTCCTCACTCACAACAACTGAGGCGGAAACATCAATTACTACTGcttcagaaacatctacaacgacaaAGACTTCCACGTTCACAACTACTGCGGAAATATCCACTACTAGTGTAGCAGAATCATCTACAACAGAGGAGCCAGTAAATGAAGTGAAAATTAAGCTGGAATTCCACTCT